A genome region from Platichthys flesus chromosome 12, fPlaFle2.1, whole genome shotgun sequence includes the following:
- the kcnk18 gene encoding potassium channel subfamily K member 18, with protein sequence MSVAKKKAIRAKAESRKCARRLWRLFPHLLLCLSLVAYAALGALIFQYIEGRGESIDQEKYHGFLGEIISTVQNLTGNHSFTNQSILDEVEYKMRNEFKSIWLQRPDRWDFFGSMFFCCTVFTTVGYGEIYPVTLSGKVVCILYAMVGIPLMLLVILDVGDFLAMLMSRAYVRIHSLCKMLFSHTWSPLKARKKAVESKHCVLNDGTFVFSHDVVIREPLDIRQVLRSQEDVRQKSIQLQNNKEIFEKILARDNLLRKGPMLRTLSCPELNRLPPPPKGYVIWDFSGLGDGMEMLDVPFVLILLVVFAYISFVGFILPYWETEIKGFDPYYFCFITLTTIGFGDIVPNHPKYFMFTSLFIIAGMAIMSMAFKLGQTRIVSCYRQFIKFISRGNVGTFRGKEND encoded by the exons atgtcaGTTGCTAAGAAGAAAGCAATACGCGCTAAAGCCGAGTCTAGGAAGTGCGCTAGACGTCTCTGGAGGCTCTTtcctcacctgctgctgtgtctgtctctggTCGCCTACGCTGCGCTGGGTGCGCTCATCTTCCAGTACATAGAAGGACGCGGCGAGTCCATTGACCAGGAGAAGTACCATGGGTTCCTAGGGGAGATTATCAGCACCGTGCAGAACCTCACCG GCAACCACTCTTTCACTAATCAATCCATACTGGATGAAGTAGAGTATAAGATGAGAAACGAATTCAAGTCCATATGGCTCCAGAGACCTGACAGGTGGGACTTCTTTGGCTCTATGTTCTTCTGCTGCACTGTATTCACCACGGTTG GGTATGGGGAGATCTATCCAGTTACCCTGTCTGGTAAGGTGGTATGCATTTTGTATGCCATGGTGGGCATCCCTCTTATGCTCCTGGTCATCCTCGATGTGGGAGACTTCCTTGCTATGCTTATGTCCAGAGCCTACGTACGCATTCACAGCCTCTGCAAAATGCTCTTCTCCCACACCTGGTCGCCGCTGAAGGCTCGTAAGAAGGCAGTGGAGTCTAAGCACTGTGTCCTGAATGATGGAACCTTCGTTTTTAGCCACGACGTTGTTATCCGTGAACCCCTTGACATCCGGCAAGTGCTGCGCAGCCAGGAAGACGTGCGGCAGAAGTCAATCCAGCtccaaaacaacaaagagaTCTTCGAGAAGATTCTTGCCAGGGATAATTTACTCAGAAAGGGCCCAATGCTCAGGACCCTCTCCTGTCCAGAGCTGAACCGGCTGCCACCCCCACCCAAAGGATATGTCATATGGGACTTCTCAGGGTTAGGGGATGGGATGGAAATGCTGGATGTTCCCTTTGTGCTGATTCTTTTAGTTGTGTTTGCCTACATTTCATTTGTAGGTTTCATCCTGCCGTATTGGGAAACTGAAATCAAGGGCTTTGACCCCTACTACTTCTGCTTTATCACACTCACAACCATAGGATTTGGCGACATTGTACCCAATCATCCCAAGTATTTTATGTTTACCTCACTCTTCATCATTGCTGGCATGGCCATCATGTCCATGGCTTTTAAACTGGGCCAAACACGAATTGTAAGCTGCTACCGCCAGTTCATAAAGTTCATCAGCAGGGGAAATGTGGGGACTTTCAGAGGGAAAGAGAATGACTAA